The following DNA comes from Epinephelus lanceolatus isolate andai-2023 chromosome 1, ASM4190304v1, whole genome shotgun sequence.
CCATCAGGTCAAAAATGATCTTTGTTTCTGCACAAAGTATGTCTTATTCTTATATTGGCCAAAAAATGGTATATATGAATTATGAAGTGGTACATCCCTTGAAGACTTTAAAGTCCAGTGATGTTGAGTGCAGATCACTCTCAGTAGTAAACAACTATAATACAATAAGCATGTAAACAATAGCAACAACATGGGCGAACTCGATGGCTGAAGTTGATTCAGACGTTGGTGATTTCGACACTCTTGAAGGTGTGCATCGGGCTGCCTTTGGCTCGGGGAACAGCCTGAACTCGAGCCTCTCTGGGCAGAGAGCCACAGCTGCCATGGAAGCCCAGACCTCGCTCCTGGCTGTTTGCACGTAACCTCAGCGGACTCTGGAGAGATGAAAAGGCATAAAAGCTTCTTGCTCAAAATAAGACATTgaccctttaaaaaaataaataaatactactTTGGTCAAATATAACAAGCTGGCATTGAAGTGAAATTGTCCAACAAAAGCTACCGATTGCAGCACTACTCACTACTGTAGATggaaaaatacagttaaagctGCATTTTCCTCCACACGCTGTTGATGAAACGTGTTTTTGAGTGACACTATTTAATGTACACCTAAATCACAAGACTTATTTTTATATCCAAATTGTAACATCGTGCTGCAACAGCCAAACTGATTTCGGAATGATGTCACCTTTCTAAAACCTCCACCAAATTAAAATTTTCTCACTATCTGACACTTCTAATCGCTCTTTGTGTCACATCCCCCGTCAACACCCATTTACACAAAAACAGGTAAGACATTAGGGGGGAGAGGAGGGTATGCTATAAAGGTGCTGGCCAGAATCAAGCCAGAGATGTTAGACTGACATATATGTAATAATATGTATAACtttatgtaaaaaaacacaatttacaaTTTAAATCTCACGATGTTGGTATAAGTATGTTCTGCAACATGTGTAACTGCTGCACATGTCACAAATACATATTCATAGATGATAATGTTCCAATAACATGACGTGAGTGTGAGATGAAAGGCTACCTTTCCTGATCTTCTGATCGACACCCTCTCCTCAGCAAAGCGGTTAACAGCCACAGGCGAAGAGGAGCCGATGACCTCATTGCCCTGCTCTGCGTTGCTGTGAATACGAGGCATTGCAAGACATATTCATTTATGCGCGTGATGTTAAAGTATAACTCTGAGATAATCACATATATTTCCACAGCATTCACAGGAACATGGTCATATTTAAAGGCAAAATAAGCTGGAGAGgatatatttttatatcataGAGTAAAATCATTTGTTGCATTAAAGGTGGAGTCAGTGATTCGGAGGAAAGATTGTTGATATTTGAACTCAACGTCTAAACAAAGACACGCCTCCCATCACAACCCTTTCAGAAGCTTTGGCCCCCAAATTTATGCATTGCTGAGGCAACGACTTCACGGATGTAGCTACCGTGACATGACATCGACCACTGGTTTGTGAActcccattttaaagccttgaaTTCGACATGTGTCATCCCCATCTtaattttttggagccagatgtgaCCATATGTGGACGAGAGggccattaaaggaactgcagtttttggcatttcagcaTTGACTTAATTTTTCAGGCCTGGAGGTTGCCGCCTGCATAATGTTGTGTTTCAGTGgacacacagaacagacaggTAGCGGATAGTGAATTTGAATTTGACAAAAAGTATACTGGATCAGAATCACTGACTGCATCTTTAAGAGCAGGAAGACATCAAAAAGTATGTAACAAgagttgaagtgtttttcattcACCTGTGAGGGATAGCGAGTGATTTCATCTCTTCATACAGGTGCCGATGCagcatgtgtttgttgctgggGATCCCCAGGGCTTTGGCCATGGCGTCTGTGTCAAAGGACGGGTCCAGAGCCATCACAGCTCCATGAATCCCTTTACCCTGAAGGTTGTCTGCGAATTCCTGAAGAGCACAACACATTGGCAGACTTCAGACTTTATCTACAGTTGTGCCAAAAGTCATATTGGTACAAATGTCAAATTCAATAGTAAACCACAGTCATGGCCcaagcctttaaaaaaaataagcatGTCAAAATAAGATGTCTGAAGGCTGGGAAGATATTACTCACAgaaaattgagaaaaaaaacttgtatGGTATCTCCTGAGgtgtttttcctttgtctttcaGTAGTGGcgaagcaacaacaacagagctATCATTATTTTTGAGGGAGTCCTAGAAACAAGTAGGTGGTATCCGGTTGCAATCTGCCCTGAATCTCCCAAGCAAAGGGAAATACTGTCACTGACCTCCCACCCACCTTAAGGTCTATGTCTCTGATCCACTTCATTACTCTGTGACATGTCCAAACAATGGGATCCCAGTCCTGGTGCTCACATTTTGCCCGCCGTGCCTGCAGGGCCTGCAAAAgcacaacacacagataactgTGCCAGCTCTCATGTGGCAGGGGGCgatgaaaacacagagagaggtcaGGGGAGGACGAGGGCCTGCTGAGATAATGCACCTCCAAGAGCTCCTGTGTGCCTCTAGCTATGGTGGATGATAATGGAAATCACATGCCATTTTGTGAGAGTAGCTGAGTAAAACTTTATGCAGTGGCTGAGGAACAAACATCAGTACCTTGTCATTTAACCTCATGTAAACTGTGATCTATGATCTCACCTCTTTATCAAAACTGAGTATCTGCAGGATCTGGATTGCCAGGAGGAGACTGGTCTGGTGGAACTGGTCGCTGATGTTGAGGAATCTCTCCAGGTCTCTGCGGCTCAGAGAGTTCAGCACTCGCCCGTCCACTAGATTACTCTGGAAGGTCTGCGAGTATTGAGGCAGTCCCACGTCACTCAGCCATGATGTTGACACCCAGTGATGGTCCATCTCAGATGCTTTCGATAGTCTAAAAAAATGATTAGACACTACCAATCAGCAGTGCTAGAAATTTCCAGAtcctttactgaagtaaaataaGCCAGAGTGAAAATACCTAACTACCTAATTGTGCTAGGTGTCACTCTCTGCTTTTTCCAGTGCTAGCACTAGGTTGACGGAGACATATATAGCTGCAGATACATTCTGTTTGGAGCCTACATCGGACAAACAAGCCACACAAACTGTGCCCACCTCTAATACACACAAACCCACTAACCAAGGGTCATTCAAACCCTGCTTAAACGCCACGCTGTAGTGAATAAATATGAGGGCAAACACAGCAATAATCCACTTTCCTCAGTATAGATGAAGATGTAAGTCAACTTATAAGTAACAAGGTGTAACCCTCAGCCTAACCCTAAGCCTTACCTTAACCACCTCTCCTTTACACTTCATATTTAGCTTATTGCTAACTTAACTTTTTCCTCAGGGCATCTCCCTCTGGACCAAGGAGCAAAGGGGGCCTGTAGTCCTGTAGCCTGTAATCCTAAATCCTGTAGCTGGTGGACGGGTCAAGTATTTGCTCCAACTACAGCTATACCTACTCGGGTTGACCGGTGAAGGAGCAGTGTTCACCAAGATAGCTATCGTTAGTGTTAGAGGAAGAGATGCAaccatacatgtttgagcctcagtctGACCCAGACCcagatgaggagtctgttgtgTACATGTACCAAAGTTGGAGACTAGCAGGTGTATCAAAATGGTAGGTTGCAGCCTTGTATACtgtatcagtgtgtgaatgggtgaatgtgacatgtagtgtagtgtaagtgctttgagtggtcagaagactagcaAGGCGCTTTACAAGTGCAAGTTCATTTACCAGTGAGCGtctttaatttgtattttgttcCTTAGCTTGTTCGCTAAGCTTGTAACTGGTAGTGGCTGACATTGTGAAATGGTGCGTGTAATATCTACCATGATGAGAGTTTTAGTAAGCTCCAGGGTTTGGTTTAACATCCAAAAACTCTACCATGTGTtctgtcaaaactttcactaCACTACAGcacactctgctctctgtacaatggatgtataaagaaaacaggatacagcattggaggcggggccccgttcattcctatgaaagctgctTAGTtttgcatgaagccaaaaatgtttaactgtCGTGtttgaaattacccagatgatctGTACTACTTCTGCATTGTGGGGCCCATTAGCAAGTGCACTAGACACTTCCTACGGCCAAGCCAACTAACTTCCAATTTCGCACTCCATTTACTTGAATAGGGATGGAATAATTCAGTTGTGCGGCTCttctttccaaatgttatcaggcTGAAAGGATTAAATCCCAATAGTGAAACAAGTCCTTTCgcaggggttgtgacactcaaaaaaaattATCTCCTaattttacagacgtctctttggCCACGTAAGTCAATAGGAACGTTTTTTTGGGCTTGCATAGCATCATGTGATGGgcccagaagttgtaattccactgtttggccactacaaacaTTGGCTTCAAAGCTTCCTGGGGGCCTGTCCTGTACTTACAAGTCCTCTCTACACTGGACGTTTCTTTGCAGTTGTTGTGTCGAAGTCTGTTTCCCTGTCGATATGTGTTTCCTGCATTAGACAGTAGTTGGCTTTCGAATTTGTGACACACCTAATCTAGCGTGCCTGCTGTACGTTGGATAtcagattttagggaagtgcacagacatcgccctcttcagtagaggaatgtaaaaacacctctctagtgaAATACTTTGCACACCAAGATATTCAAGTTCAGACATTTTAGGGaaataaacataagaaaaatacatttttgagtgAAGGGGGACTTTAAATCTTCATTTGCATAGTAAAGCTATCATTTCCCTGGAGTCGAATGATTAGGCAGCATGAAATGTGAAATACTCAATCCAAGTGCCTCACATTTGTATTTAATTAcggtacttgagtaaatgtactttgtctAGTCTCAGTAATATTAAAGAAACAATTAAAAATTTCTTCAGTGATTTGTTAGCGGCTGCTCACCCTTGGTCCCCTTCAGCTCTCCTGTAATCCTCAATGGCCAGTCTCAGTTTCCTGCGATGAATGGGGTTACTGATACCCAGACCCAGCTCCAAATCCTCATCCGTCAGGCCCAGCAGCACCTAAAGAACAGAAATCCACTTCTTTatcaaacaacaacagcatcacACCCCAATCTCTCgcacacagcaaacaaacagccaCTTGTATACCAAGAGTGTACCTTCCCACTTTTGACGTTTTCAGAGCAGGCTCGGGTGTACATGGGCATTCCCATGACAACCTCCAGCCAGGCCTGGACTGCACCTGCCCTCCACAGCGACATGCATGTGTTTCGAGTGAGCTCCGCCTGCTGGAGGCGGTCCAGCTGCTCCTCTCCATCAGACAGGCTCTGCTGTGTGAGGCTGTCAGAGTCTGGATTGGTCAGGAGAAGTTATGGTGTGGCATACAGGGGGGGTTCAGGGTCAGAGGGATGTGGAAATCAAAGAAAGTGACTCATCTGGAGAAAGGCTGACATTAAAATCAGAGGGTGTTTGCATGGAAAATACACCTGAGACATCAGTGTGAAAGGATACAGAACAACACATTGGATGCTACACAAAGTTATCAGAATTTTTTATatgtcaacaacaaaaatattccTTTCTAGCTTCTTCTTGTGTTTAGTAATATCAATAAAGGAAGAGTTATCAGTCAGCTGGTTGAAAAGCAGTTTCAAACCTTTCTTTGGTCCAATATTGTCATAAAATGTTATGAAATTGAACCACATGGCCACTAGATGGAGCCAGAATAACTCACTGGGGCTACGTGTCCTGTGTCTTTGGATTAACAGTACTTCATGTGGGGAAAAAATTACACAGTTGAGTGCATCTAAATTGTAAATTCAGGAGCTTTACAACCCATTTATTTCTTTCATGAGAGTGTAGTAGTCCGGTGAGTTCTAAAACTACAGTACTGTGTTTAGTACAGTTgttaaaatacttaagtaaCTATCTGATGATTATGAGGAGACTTAAGACCATTAGGGTAATGTATTAGAGACACAGGGATTATTCATAAGACATCATGCTCCTGCCCATTAACCTCCTATCTCAACAACAGGAAAACACTGATTCATACTGAACCAACAAATCCAGGATGAACTCTGCGTGTTTACCTGATTCGTCTCCACATGCTGACAAAAACGCTGCATGCAAAGTCCACCATCTCTTTTTCAAAAGAGTttcaaaaaaaggagaaaaaaaaaagacacaaacttgAATTTGTCCAATGGACCTGAGTGATATGAATAATCCCCAGAGTGCAGAAACAGACAGCTGGTAATCACAGATGAGGAGTTACTCACTGGCAGGAGAGAGTTGCCATTAGAAatggcaggaggagagggagagacacgtTAGACTGGGACACAAGAACGAGATTACTCATGGAACAGAAAACTGCCACATAGGATGTATTCAGTTactagttttatttttaaaataagattTCATTTCAATTATAATTCATTTTTGAAAATGCTAAAACCTCCTCAACATCTGGCTGCGACAGCTGCAGCAGATAAATATTTGAAGTTAACtcttctttgtcattttttttcctttttaaataaaatacttcaataGATTTACTCTTTTATGCAACGTCT
Coding sequences within:
- the kaznb gene encoding kazrin, periplakin interacting protein b isoform X2; this translates as MRSEKEEGKAVLLREEVAQLQEEVHLLRQMKDMLSKDLEETQGGCSANVLSATELRVQLGDKEQELDRAKEALQAMKADRKRLKVEKADLVSQMQQLYATLESREEQLREFIRNYDQHRKESEDAVKALAKEKDMLEREKWDLRRQTKEATEQANLLRSQMDMKENRVKELEAELTMAKQSLATLTKDVPKRHSLAMPTEPVVNGSQEWVMQADLPLTAAIRQSQQTLYHGHTTDRQAVVRISPCHSRQPSVISDASAADGDRSSTPSDINSPRHRTHSLCNSMEDLEDQKRKKKKEKMTLGSLSRVFARGKQRKSLDPGLFDDSDSLTQQSLSDGEEQLDRLQQAELTRNTCMSLWRAGAVQAWLEVVMGMPMYTRACSENVKSGKVLLGLTDEDLELGLGISNPIHRRKLRLAIEDYRRAEGDQGLSKASEMDHHWVSTSWLSDVGLPQYSQTFQSNLVDGRVLNSLSRRDLERFLNISDQFHQTSLLLAIQILQILSFDKEALQARRAKCEHQDWDPIVWTCHRVMKWIRDIDLKEFADNLQGKGIHGAVMALDPSFDTDAMAKALGIPSNKHMLHRHLYEEMKSLAIPHSNAEQGNEVIGSSSPVAVNRFAEERVSIRRSGKSPLRLRANSQERGLGFHGSCGSLPREARVQAVPRAKGSPMHTFKSVEITNV